The genomic window agaaaatggGTATGTAACTTATGCTGAATCAGGAAGGGATGCTTAAAAGGTATTTCATTGTGGAAATGCctttaaagacaaatattttaaaatgttacttttatgttatgtaatTTATTGTCATGATTTCAAAAAATCACATAAAGCTGAGTGGTTGAGAACTTCAGTAACACAAATGTACACAGGTGACATTGATCCATTTGTTAAAGTACTTATCGGTAGTTTTCAAAGTTTCCATTTTGATCTTTTATTTAGATCAGAAGAaccagaggaaaagaaagcacACACAGAAGATACAACTTCATCATCTACACAGATGATTGATGGTGATTTACAGGCAAATCAAGCTGCATATAATTATAGTGCCTGGTATCAAGTGAGTTCACATTATCATAATTGAATTTTTTGTTCATAGATGTTATTAGAAGCATGTGTCAGGATAGtcttaaaaaaatgctttccttCTGTTCTAGATTAATACAGTATTTGTGGTTAGGTCGTGGAATTTCAGCATTGAACACATGCCTATTAAAGATACCAGCTTTAAGGATATGTTTATATATGGAACTCAGCCATAGTTCTAGTATGCTAACAtgtttgcttccttcctttcagtACAATTATCAGAATCCTTGGAATTATGGACAGTATTATCCTCCTCCTCCAACCTGATGGGAAAATGTAAATATCAGATGGAGTGTGTGAAaagtatgaaattatttttttttaatgagggatGTAAACATAGCATAAGCTTGTCATATTTGATAACTTGTCTTCCCTGTTTCTGTGTAACATGATTTGTTTAGTAATAGGGGAAAATGTCACTTAGTAGCTTACCACAGATACTGTTTCCtaccatttataaaaatttactttttattggagaactatttttttgatttttgcatTAAGCGGTCTAGAATTCTTTTGCAATGCATTTGCAACAGAGTTTTGTAGCCTTaagggtaggaaaaaaaaaactgactgCAAATCATGTCATTGTAGTACAAGATGCTGAAAACACATAAGGGCTGGTTATTAAGGATTTACCTCTTGTGTAAAacaaaaaatggatttttaaccTTTGCCGACAAGGTTTTGTCTGTTTCGGTTATCCTTGTGAATGTGGATCTAACTCCAGAAAAGATATACTATTAAAACACTATGTCTTGGAGTAGAGATTATAAATGAGAATATGGAATGTTTgcatccctttaaaaaaaatgaaaatcatatcAGAAGTATGTTGTTTCAGGAGACTTTGTATTTAGAATATTCATGTAAAACTTGTGAGCAAGCTTTCATTTTGATCAAACTGATCACCACTTTTGTAATAAAACTGAAGACTCATCCACTAATTGTTATGAATTTATTTGGGGGGGACTCGCCTAATAACATTAACTTTATATTCACCATTATTAGTGGTTCATTGATTTTGAAGTGTCCTTTTCTTGAATTCACCTATTATCTTCTTGCCAAAATTCCTTAGCCCTTTTAGCTTTCTCTCAATTCTCTATGGCTTTGCCTTCTCACTATACAAGAACACTTACTTACTCATTTGGAGACCTTTAAAATGAGCATCCCTGGCAAAGCTGTCCACACAATTTTACTGCTACTCCCTGGTGTGAGGAAATCTTAGTCCTGGTTAACCTAGTCAGAACACTGATATATCAACACCAAACAAATCAAGACACtggattaatttttattgagccTTATAGTACACAACATGAGGTTAAGAGGAAAATCACTTCTCCTTAACCAATGTTTTACCCATctgtagtaaaatattttaaacttcaggGATATATAAGGGATTACGTTTCTTAACAGTTGGGGATCAAGTAAACAAGTCCTAACTCTTTGAATTTTCCAGTTGACTCTTCCCTTATAATAGTAACCAGCTCTAATTAGTTACATAAGTTTCTTCAAGGCCATGTTTTATTGTTGCTgatgtctttagatctgaagcaTTGCTATTTCAATCAATATCCACTAATTCCACTTCAAAAATGAGTTTTGCATTTGGTGGAATTCTGTTGAAGAAGTCAAGGTAAATTTGGTAAAAACTGCTTCTCTGTCAATAACCTTAGTCTAAAATTAGAATTATGTATACTGCTTATTGGTAATTAACCCCCAAGGGAAGGGGCTTCACAGTTGATCCCAAGACTCACACATCCTAGCCTAGAGGTTCCAAAGGGTACCTTTGCAAATGGAGAGCATAACCTATCAGTATAGGCTGACCAGGTAAGTTGAGCTTGGACTAGAATGCCTCAGCAGTACTCCCAAATTAGCCACCACTTAATGAAGACTGCTACTCAgcactccaaaaaaaaaaaaaaaaaaaaaaaaagtgatttcaaTCTAGTCGAGTATATAAGTTATATTAAATCAAAGTTCGCATGAGGTATTTGATATTTGTTGGGAATTTTAAGACGCTGAGTTCACAGAGGAGTGATTATATCTGACTGGTCTTGAGATATGTCACATGAGAGGGAGGGAGCTGTAGCTGGCCATCTGAATATTCCCAAATAATTTCACCTGATAAGACTCCAGGACTTCCATTTTCCCCCACCCCGTAAACTTACTCTAACTGGTTGAACTAGTCCAATGGGATTGGAACCAACAATAGAAAAAACTACATTCCCACTTACCTACTGGACTGTTCTGGGCAGAATGGTCTGGAGTCAtggctctctttttttaatgttcacaAACTGGGCATTATCAGAAAAGTATCATCGTTAGTAGTGATCACAAATGCTTATACTACTTTGGACCTGTGGTGTCCATTTCACAACTAGTAATCCTCAACATGTATTCCACTTCTAAGCTTTGAATACACATTTAACTGCTTAAAATCGTATGGTAgcatagtttttatatttttaaacataattttatacTGTACCATAAAATTACCATGAGGCATACTCGCATCATTTTGCTACAGCCGTTTGTATTTGGAATCTTAACTCCTTGAAGTAAATCCTCCAAACATTAAGAGTGGCCTTTCAAAGATGAAAACTGAAACTTCACAGTTTAGGTCTTGAAAATTAAGGGCTTGAATTAGAGGAAAAATGGTAGATTCCAGCTGAAGTTTGGATACTCTGTACCAACAGAAAATATTAACTGTTGTCTATATTGAGGGTGTTAACACAAAAGCATCTGAACATCAGGAAGACGGGTCTGGACAGGATTCCTGATCTGGAGGTTAACCTAGACAGCATTTATCCTACCTTCAGGTGatcttttttagtgtttttttcctttaattacaaaggaaaaaaggatacTTGGCATCAGGCTGTCCTTTCTTTCCATAAGCCCATTCTGGTTCAATCTCCAGTCGAGCCTTTTCTCCTTTACTCATGGTCAGGAGTGCTTCATCCCACTAAAGGCAAGAACATAAAGTAAAAACTAAtgatattttgcaaaaaaatacatgaaaaaccaAAAGACAGGATTATACACAAACAAGTATTCTATTACTGGATTTCATTATGTCTTAAGGTAATGTCCTTGGGTGAGTCCCTAAATCTTTGTGCTTTATTTCctcaatgaagaagaaataaggaTATATTAAACAGTATTTTCTTAGCGTAATACTCAAACTCCTCAAATGATAAAATGTGAAAGCAGTTTTGTAAACTGTAACATGTCATATGTTATGAAACCAGTTTGTTATTAGCATTACCATAAAAAACTTGCTACACTTTTAGATCACAGGAcaaacttgtatttatttttatagggaTAAACTAATAAGTACTCTAAAAGCTGTCTTAAGATTACCAAATTGTAATAGTGGAGTCAGTGATGgcacataaaataaattatgttagaGCATTAAGATCTTttgcagaaaataaaactattcaaAGAAATGACAGAGGTTCCTGGGTTGCTGCTCCATTCTGTCCAAATTTGGATCTTAACACCAGGTACCAAATACAGTTAAATCAACATGCTACAAGGATACAGGATATATTACTGCTCTCATGTACTCTGTTGAAATGTAAGAATAACAAAGCTGAAGGGATACCGACAGAGCTGTCACAAACTGGAAATAAGAATATGGTAGACTAGGAGAAATTTACCAGTAAGCAAATagttacagaagtagaaaaatgcTCAACTTGATATATACTTGCTATCAACTTAGTATAATCAGGTAGCAGTTAAAGTTACTCTCAACTAAATCTTTAGTTTCAAGatgttttatattctgttttgGGGTCTGGATATGACTGAACCATTATTTTAGGACTTACTCAGAGTACAAAGAATAACACAGTGAGGGTTCTCAGAACTGCATTTAAACAGGTGTTTCAGTTATTCATGTCTGATGTTCTGAGTAATGACAATTTAAAACAGCAAGTGGGCCCGAACACGACAACCCGATTCAGTGAAATCGATAACCAGTCctgctctttcacctccttttgtACCCTGACTGCAGCGGTCAGCACAACTCAAGCCTAACGttcccttttctgtttccttctgttCTCTCGTATGAAAGGGTGGGTGATAACGGCAGGCTTATGACTGAAGGATTTTCTGCTCTTTGAGCCTAGGTTGTGAGAGGCTACAAAACAAACTCCTGCTTCTGTCCGTACTTCCCTACGCCAGGTATTTTATCTTTCTTGACCATGGATAAGTGCTTTACTGTTAACACAGGTAACATtttacaagaattttaaaaataaatttaggaagtCAAACGTGACAAAGAATTAGTTtatggaaaaaaacaataaaaggggTAGACATGGAAGGAAATTTCAGTCTCTACTATAGTATGTGCTTTAAGTTATGCTCATTTACTCTTTCAACCCTGAGGTAGGCCATACTGTCCTtatttatagatggggaaactcagACCCAGAGAACTGAACTGATGCCAGATCAGTTAGTAATGTCACTCAATTTGTGCCATTTATATGTCACAcgatattatttttcttttgattttttcaactaTTTTAAAAGCATGAAGCCATTCTTAACTCCCAGGTTGTACAAAAACGGGCGGCAGGCTGGGTTTGGCCCACGGGCTGTGGTTTGCTGACGCTGGCTTAGAGACTCAAAGATTGTTTCTTTTCATCATACCCCCAATCCTAATTCTCTATGGCACCACACTACAAGTAGCATATGCCAGAATCACTGCCACTCGTTACTTACTCCTCTGATAACTTTGCCTATTCCAACCTTAAAACTTAAAGGCTtggcatttttcttcttctttgaacCTGTAAAACAGATTTTAGTtataattaatgataaaattaaGTTCCAACAGAAAAATATAGTTAAGTCTTTAAGTTGATTTCTGAATTTACCATACTgtgtatttaaaaggaaataaaaatttagaaagtcAGGTCATTCATGAATAAAATTCTAGATGTAAAAATAATTATGGTCtaaatgggggaggggaaaggatcTCAATTTACACTACTAAAATAGCACAGAATTTGCCTTTTCTATTAAAATACTAAAGCCTCACTTTGGGACATTAACCAAGTTTAGATTAAGCtgctttactttttgttttccaatGACAAGGGGTCTTTACTCAGCCAGTAAGTAATGAATTGAAGAATGCTTCAAGTAAATCACAGGTGCAAAAGACTGGGAAAAAGTGACAGCCAAGGGAAAGGTACTGCCAACTGCTCATCTACCATACAAATATTTTGCAATGCCTTACAGCCAAAAAGATAGTATTACATTTAGACTTACTTGTTTGAATATTAGTATCAAAAACAGTGCCATCCTGTAATGTTCCTGTATACCAGCAGTGGACAACATCTCCCTTTTTGGGAAAGTTggttttatctccttttttaagAACAGATTTTGTGTATTTTGGTGGACcctaaaaaaacacacacacagttattAACTCATGTCCTTCTTTTAGCAGGATGACAAAGACAATACTTATACAGCCAACTGTGACCTAAGTCCAGTGAGAGAATTTCACAGATCTGGCAACAAACTATTTTGCCTCTAGTTCACCTCAGTGAGTTAAACGCACTCTCATTTCAATCTGTTACGACAACATCAGTAACTAGCATATCTATAATTTCAAATAACTTACAGCTTCTTTGGAAACCAGTGTTCTTTTGATAAGAGTCTATTAATTATTCAACAAACCACAAAATGAATCCAGTCATTTCCCAAGGTTAGAAATATCATTCCTATTTAGTTCTTACAATATCATAAGGCATCAAATAAAACATTGTAACGTTAATAACTGacattactaaatatttttattatatccaaTTAGAATGAATGCAGTAATGTTGCCTCTGTTCCTGAGTTTGAAAATAAGTTCACACAACGAATGAAATTATCTATAGAAATTAACCATAATAGACCTATTTCCTAGAACAAAGCAGGATTATCAGAgccattttgtaaaaaaaaaaaaaaaagctaaaggcTAATCAATGATGACTCATATATGTGAGGAAAGCAATTTCCTAGTTAAacttaataatatatataaaatctttcaaaaaaaaaaaaaaaaaaaggtggggggccggccccgtggccgagtgatcaagttctcacgctctgatttggtggcccagggtttcatcggttcaaatcctgggcacggacatggcaccgttcatcaggccatgctgagatggcatcccacatgccacaactagaaggacccacaactaaaaatatacaactatgtaccagggggctttggggagaaaaaggaaaactaaaaaagtcttaaaaaatatatatatagaattttaTACTACAGAATATTTAATACCgggaaaggaaataagaggtaTTAAACACCTATTATCTGCCAGTCACTTAACACACACCATCCCACTCAATCCTAACAATCCTCTGAAGGAGGTATCACCCACTTGCATTTttgcagatgaagagactgaggttgAGGGAATTTATGCAGCAGAACTAATGAGTAGTAGAGAATGAATATGGACTTGGGTTTGTCTGAATCCAAAGCCCCTGTTCTTTCCACTGTACCAAAATACCTCAAACAACAGAGATAACCATAGCCAACCTCCACTGACGTTAAGTTAAAATGGCTGACATCTACTGAGTGCcctctgtgtgctgggcactatcCCAGATGCTTCACGTACATTAACTCAACTGTCACTACCTTAGCAGGTGGAGGGACTACTACCCCTATTTTACAGGTAGGGGATAAAAGGACAGAGTGGCTAAGCAACTTGCTTAAGGTCCTACAGTTCCCATGTGGCTGGCAGGACTGGAAACCAGGCAGCCTGGATATAAAGCGACGCTCTGCACCACTTTACTACCTCTGAAGCGGAGGGAAGGTCGGGTATTAGCTGAGTCACTTTCTTACACTAACTCATTTAACCTCACAGCAACCTGGGAGTCTTCCTCGTCTTTTATAAAGTAGGGCTTTGTACCCTATCCAATTCAGCGTCCAAGGATTAGCGCACTCAACTCAGCCAGGCTACCTCCTTAAAGCAGAGAAAGTCACGTCTGCAGCTCAAGTACAATGTGTGTTACAAAAGCAAGCGGCAATCCCTGACATTCCCATTCCAAGCTCGTCTCAGCGAGAAAGGCTGCAATCTACAGTCAGGTGTCTACTGGTAGCAGCGTGAACTGGGGCCATCTCTTTGGAAAGCACTGTAAAGTGAAAAGTGTGACAAATAATAATTCTATTTGTACAAATATATGCTCAAGTAAtgtgaaacaggaaaaaatcttTATGCCATTATTAATGGTTACCCATAATGACAAAATAATCACAAATCTATGGTAATACCGAGTTTTTAACAATGTGCAAAAATTCTTAAGTGAAAATCAACAGAAGGTTCTAACTACAGTAAAATCTcaactatttaaataaatatatgcatagaaaatatCCGAACATTCTAGTCATAAAATgagtaagtcatggggatgtaatggaCAGCACAGGGAAtacagtcaacaatactgtagtaactttgtatgatgacagttactagtcttatcagggtgatcattttgtaatgtaaataaacGTCGAATCACTGTgttatacctgaaactaatacaatattgtatgtcaacaataaaatatatatatatattcaaagaaaacattCTGAAACGTTACACTTGTTCATTTCTAGGTGTTATAATTTTGTATCCTCTatccttttctgttgttttctatttaaaaaatagcatgttttttatatcagaaaaataaatctatttttaaaaataaagctgactTCACGAAATCTGCTAACATATTCCAAATCTGtaaataacttttgtttttctgaggaagattagctctgagctaacatctaacGCCAATCCTccgtttgctgaggaagactggccctgagctaacacctgtgcccatattcctctgttttgttatgtgggctgcctgccacacaCAGCTTGATGAATGacgcataggtctgcgcctgcaATCCgcacccacaaacctgggctgctgaagcggagcaccccaacttaaccactacgcagCTGGGcccctgaaaataattttaattaaaaaaatttaaaagccacaAAATGACAATGACTACATATATTCATTATGTGAGAATATCAGAATATCTTAAGActttattataaagaaattatatataactGAATGGATAAGGTATGATTAGCGAACAATACCACATTTTAAAGCTTACTGTCTGTCAttctattgtttttccatttgttgtCCCAAGTTGCTTGGGTTGTTATATACATTAGAGGTCctaaaataatgcaaaaacaTTAAATTGGTGGCTGTGGCTCAGTCTTAAGTGAAGGTGCCAGTTTGCCCACTCGTGGCCTCCATTTCAGTGTTTCAAAGTCTTTTATGGATCACTCATTCTTTGCTGTTAAGACCATTAGAAGAAAAGGGGTCCAACATAATGAAGTTTAGGAAACACTACGTTAAACAAAGTTAGATATGCCTCCATTCTTCACGACTTCTCAGAGCTATTAGTAATATGCAGTGTGAACTTTCAAGTAGGAGACACAAGGTACAGGGTTTGATGATACCAGGAAACACCTGGAACTTCTGGGACCTTTACCAtacactttgagaaatgctgctctAGTTATCTGATCTGATTTTGGTTTCACTTCAAGAACCTGGCTGCTTCATGGTGAGAGGTCAGAATCAGTCCCAAGGCTATTCTGGAGTTACATGTTTGAATATCCTGGCTTTTAGGTAATTTCCTGGCTTTGCAGCAATTTCTTAGTCCAGATGATGAAAAGAACTACATTCCCAAGATTGGCTCTGAACTTGATACTTCTAGATCCAGAGATAAAGGAACTTTGTGTGACAGCAGTCATTACATTGCAATTAACTGGATGACATCATAGCCTCTAAAAGCAAGAGTATATAATGTAAGTATTCCTATtattaattcaagaaatatttgagcATGTTCTGTGTTAGAAACGAGATGCACAGGTGAGTTGGGAGAAATGCCTGGCCCCTCCTCTAGCAGAGAATATAGACGTGTACAATCACGCTATGAGACCTGAAGAGGAAGCACAGAGTCCTAAGATGGGAATGACACAGTGACCTAACCCAGTATAGGTTATAGGCCGGGAGAGGACTCTGTGAAGTAATGTTTAAATTGTATTCTGAAGGACAAGAGAAGTTACTCAGGTGAAGGGGGGAAGGCTTACAACACAGAATAGCATTTTCATAGCTGGGAAGAGCATGCACACAGTGCAGTCTGCAAGGGAGGAACACCGGTATGAGAGCAGCCAGGAAGACCTGGAGCACACGTTGCTAAGAACCTGCTCTCTGAACTTCCAGTCACTGAGCAGCCCATTAAGAGTTTTAAAGAGAGAAGCTATAGAATCAGATCTTTTAAACAGATCACTGTGCCCCAGTGTGAGGAAGGCACAGGGAATCCAAAGGAGTGGGGAGGCTTGTTCTGAAGAGGCTGTCTAGCACTCAAGGTCTACACCAGGCTGCTAACAATGAGGACAAAAGGGGAACGGATCTGAGACACATTTACGCAGAACCGACAGAATTTGCTGATGACTAGATGTAAAGGAGTTTTAAAGGATGAATCTCCAGTTTTTGGCCTGACAACTGCTACAGCGATTTCTGACTGCTGAGTCTGAGTTCCTGCCCCAACTTATCATTTCTCTCTTGTCCAGTATTCATTCACACTTGAAAACTTTCCCTCAACACTATTTAATACATAATAGACAATAAATATATTGACTATGACTGATTTATTTAAAGTCCTATAAGAGCTATTAGAAAGGttctttacattaaaataaacaagGTAGAGATAAATAATATAGATACCACGTGTTGAATcacactaagtctttgaaattgaGTGCATATTTTACACTGAAAGCACATTTCAATTCGGAGTAGCCATGAAGTGCTCAGGAGCCACATATGGCCAGTGGCTAAGGCACTGAACAGCACAGTTCTGGACAGTACAGAATTACTGAAAATTTTTGAGCAGGGTGTGGTTTGCAGGATATCACCGTAGAAAGCTTACCAGAATAGCCATTTTGGGGCTGaatagatgaagaaagagaatgaaggcaGGAGATCAACTGAGCCACTTTTCTGACACTACAGGTCTGAGACCTTGGAATGCTTGAGAATCAAAAAGTAATGGataaagatttgaaaaagaagaaaggtattTGAAAGCAGTAGTCCTGGGGGAAAcatgagaagggaaaagagagccAAAGAATCCGAGAACACTGAAGCTGGGAAGAAGAGAATGGTTGCAACTCTGGAGGTTAACACTCTGGTAAAACAGAACACAGGAGTATGTAATGAGAAAGAAGTGAGAATTTGTGAGCAAGTGTCAAGCAGTTTACGTGGGCAGTGTGATGGGCAATCGAGCGTGGGACAGT from Equus asinus isolate D_3611 breed Donkey chromosome 2, EquAss-T2T_v2, whole genome shotgun sequence includes these protein-coding regions:
- the FKBP3 gene encoding peptidyl-prolyl cis-trans isomerase FKBP3 isoform X1 — protein: MAAAVPQRAWTVEQLRSEQLPKKDIIKFLQDHGSDSFLAEHKLLGNIKNVAKTANKDHLVTAYNHLFESKRFKGTESVSKVSEQVKNVKLNEDKPKETKSEETLDEGPPKYTKSVLKKGDKTNFPKKGDVVHCWYTGTLQDGTVFDTNIQTSSKKKKNAKPLSFKVGIGKVIRGWDEALLTMSKGEKARLEIEPEWAYGKKGQPDAKYPFFLCN
- the FKBP3 gene encoding peptidyl-prolyl cis-trans isomerase FKBP3 isoform X3, encoding MAAAVPQRAWTVEQLRSEQLPKKDIIKFLQDHGSDSFLAEHKLLGNIKNVAKTANKDHLVTAYNHLFESKRFKGTESVSKVSEQVKNVKLNEDKPKETKSEETLDEGPPKYTKSVLKKGDKTNFPKKGDVVHCWYTGTLQDGTVFDTNIQTSSKKKKNAKPLSFKVGIGKVIRGWDEALLTMSKGEKARLEIEPEWAYGKKGQPDAKIPPNAKLIFEVELVDID